Genomic DNA from Fusobacterium simiae:
ATCTTTGCAAGTGGCTCTTTCTTAATTATATCACTCATAATTTCTATAAGCCTAGCTGATTTCATACCTTTACTGATATTTCTTTCACCATATTTTGTTGCTTTAATAAGACAGAGTGCTGCCTTTCGTTCTTCAGTATTTAAATAAGTATTTCTTGAAGACATTGCAAGTCCATCTGCTTCTCTAACTATAGGACAATCAACAATTTTAATATCAAAGTTTAAATCTTCTACCATCTTTTTGATTATAGCAAGTTGTTGTGCATCCTTTTGTCCGAAATAGGCACGGTCAGCTTTTGTTATATTAAATAGTTTAGATACTACTGTGCAAACCCCACGAAAATGAACCGGTCTTTTTGATCCACAGAGTCCTTTTGAGAGTTCTTCTATATTTACATATGTCTTTTGTTCATGATACATCTCATTTACTTCAGGATAAAAAATAACATCTACTCCAAGTTTTTCACAAAGTTTTGTATCTGTTTCAAAATCTCTTGGATAACTTTCCAAATCTTCACCTTCTCCAAATTGTATAGGGTTTACAAAATCAGATACAATAACCTTATCATTTTCTTTCACTGCTTTTTTGATAAGACTTGCATGTCCTTCATGTAAAAATCCCATGGTTGGAACTAGTCCTATCATATTATCTTCATTCTTCCACTTTTTGACTATCTTCCTTACATCCGCTACTGTTCTTGCAATTTCCATTACACTTCCTCCAATTTTCTATAATTTCATACCATCCTTATCATTTCCATTATTTCCTTTCTTAGTTTTTTAATCTTTTTTAGGATAACAATTTTTCTATAAAAAATCAAATTTTCCTATATTTGTCCTTTT
This window encodes:
- the panC gene encoding pantoate--beta-alanine ligase encodes the protein MEIARTVADVRKIVKKWKNEDNMIGLVPTMGFLHEGHASLIKKAVKENDKVIVSDFVNPIQFGEGEDLESYPRDFETDTKLCEKLGVDVIFYPEVNEMYHEQKTYVNIEELSKGLCGSKRPVHFRGVCTVVSKLFNITKADRAYFGQKDAQQLAIIKKMVEDLNFDIKIVDCPIVREADGLAMSSRNTYLNTEERKAALCLIKATKYGERNISKGMKSARLIEIMSDIIKKEPLAKIDYIEVVDKKLLQSVEFIEEPVLVAMAVYIGKTRLIDNFSWDVEK